Genomic segment of Paenibacillus polymyxa:
GAACAAACAGAGCTAACTTTAACCAAGTAGCAAACAACAAAATCACCAAATGATAGATGATGGAAGCATAATGGTAACGTATATTTTTTCTTTCACGAATGATCGTTTTGACATACAAAGCAGTTCCGATAAAGTAAAGCACCAAAAGCAAGAATAACTCTGTTGCTACTCTCCAATCCTCTCCTCCCCCCATATAAATAACGGGGTATATAAAAGAACAAAAGAGTAGAATTGCAACAATGTCATTGAGTAAAGCACGTTCATTTTTCGTTTTTGCAAAATAAATATTAGCCATAAAAAAGAGCAATAGAAGAACCCCATACCAGATCAAGGCAGGCTCAAACCATATCAGTGAAATTAACAAAGGAAGTAATATCACTCCGTATACAACGGCGGGTTTGCGGTATCTTTCACTGCTGCCTGTTTTGATCCATTGGAGGACAGGAAAACTGAATAAGTAGATAAAAAACCAGCACACAAATAGGGGGATATGAATGAGTTCCCCTCGAGAAGCAGCTAAACCGAATAAAAATGGAAGAATGAGCATGGCCCAAGCTCCATGTTGATTGGGTATGTATCTGCTCATCCCCTTCAAACCCTTGATCCTTTTTTCACAATCTTTTTTATGTCTGTTATTTCGGTTAATCGATTCATCATCCATTCCCCCAAGATTGAGTTTTATCTTCTAACTTCATTCTAAGTATTATATGAAATTGAACCAATTAGGGAGTTCCCTTTTCCTTAGGGGGGAAAATCCTAACCGGAAAAATAACGCTATTTTCTTATGCTATACTGTACTAAAAAAGGGTACAAAGAAAGGATGAACTGTTATGGGAGGACCTTCTTTACGTCAACTGCATGCTCATCATGCCATTCATCAAGGCGGGCTATCTGGCGCTCTAGATAAGACGAGAGAAGTAGAGGAATTACTCGAAGCAAAAGAATTCAAGGTGGCGCGCCAGGCTGCCGACCACTTGATCGAATATTGGGAAACCCGCATTCTTAGCCATGCTGATGCAGAAGAGGAAGGATTCTATCAGGAAATGGTCG
This window contains:
- a CDS encoding YwiC-like family protein, whose protein sequence is MDDESINRNNRHKKDCEKRIKGLKGMSRYIPNQHGAWAMLILPFLFGLAASRGELIHIPLFVCWFFIYLFSFPVLQWIKTGSSERYRKPAVVYGVILLPLLISLIWFEPALIWYGVLLLLFFMANIYFAKTKNERALLNDIVAILLFCSFIYPVIYMGGGEDWRVATELFLLLVLYFIGTALYVKTIIRERKNIRYHYASIIYHLVILLFATWLKLALFVPFSIFLIRAIWLPKLGLKAKQVGMAEIGFSMMLYVFVLFLYF
- a CDS encoding hemerythrin domain-containing protein produces the protein MGGPSLRQLHAHHAIHQGGLSGALDKTREVEELLEAKEFKVARQAADHLIEYWETRILSHADAEEEGFYQEMVEKKPELQEAVVKLTRDHDLLRIIVKELKAMIREEGLTPEVLQQFHALLVVNAIHSREEERLLFEEPS